A window from Flavobacterium gyeonganense encodes these proteins:
- a CDS encoding fibronectin type III domain-containing protein, with protein MRSLFLILFFFTIGFTSFSQSKEDTITEKKPEIQVIARVQKDRILLRWAVTTPIAWKKLNTYGYRLERYTVTRDNKTLTQPEKLILAKVIKPEPLESWEKVIENNDNAAIIAQAIYGESFAVEGGGTIQNIVNLSEENEQRFTFALFSADKDFEIARKAGLGFEDKTAKINEKYAYRVVSNVPENELNIDYGGIFVGLKEYEPLPKPLDFTVHFTDKSSMLSWNFKTLSQVYGSYYIERSTDKKTFERITDKPYTSLNQENANNNRIFYVDSIANNKPYSYRIQGISPFGELSPYSEVITGKGTTILKFVPHLKVKDFKDDTTVTLTWEFPVEGDAEISGFELNRSDSDDINYTTVIKNIPAKNRSVTYNKLSSTNYFTITAIGKQGSNRTSFPMLVQPVDSIPPSKPIGLKGVIDSLGIVKLTWTANKEKDLLGYRIYKGNTPHEEFTQITVSPHESITYEDKVQIKNLNPKVYYKIIAVDNRYNMSDFSEVLIIKKPDVIPPTSPIFSNFEIKEGAVFLEWVNSQSEDVVSHQIYRKENDQKDWTLILDTKNKEEKFQDKTVVEGNTYRYAIFAKDESNLTSKASPEVAMFVPKYSVMPAIKGFFAQVNKTTNTIDLSWEYANTEVNSFEIYKASDTEALQLIQVLNGKIKRLSDPTITINTNYKYGIRAVFKDGRTSKMDFFSLKF; from the coding sequence ATGAGATCCCTATTTTTAATCCTATTCTTTTTTACAATAGGTTTTACCAGTTTTTCCCAAAGTAAAGAAGATACTATAACTGAAAAGAAACCCGAAATTCAAGTTATAGCCAGAGTGCAAAAAGACAGGATCTTATTGCGATGGGCTGTTACGACCCCAATTGCCTGGAAAAAATTAAATACTTATGGTTATAGATTAGAAAGATATACCGTGACACGTGACAATAAAACCTTAACGCAACCTGAAAAATTGATTCTTGCCAAAGTTATAAAGCCTGAACCGCTAGAATCATGGGAAAAAGTTATTGAAAATAATGATAATGCCGCTATTATTGCACAGGCTATTTATGGTGAGAGCTTTGCTGTAGAAGGAGGTGGTACTATTCAAAACATTGTAAACCTTTCTGAAGAGAATGAACAACGTTTTACATTTGCCTTATTTAGTGCCGATAAAGATTTTGAAATTGCCAGAAAAGCTGGTCTGGGATTTGAAGATAAAACAGCCAAAATAAATGAAAAATATGCCTACAGAGTAGTTTCAAATGTTCCTGAAAATGAACTAAATATAGACTATGGCGGAATATTCGTGGGGCTTAAAGAATATGAACCCCTACCAAAACCACTTGATTTTACTGTTCACTTTACGGATAAAAGCAGTATGCTTAGCTGGAATTTTAAAACCTTATCACAAGTGTATGGAAGTTATTATATAGAACGCTCCACAGATAAGAAGACTTTTGAAAGAATTACTGATAAGCCCTATACATCCCTAAATCAGGAAAATGCAAATAACAACCGTATTTTTTATGTCGATTCTATTGCCAACAATAAACCGTACAGCTACAGAATACAGGGAATTTCTCCATTTGGCGAACTAAGCCCTTATTCTGAAGTTATTACCGGAAAAGGAACTACCATTTTGAAATTTGTGCCTCATCTAAAAGTTAAGGATTTTAAAGATGATACAACTGTTACCTTAACATGGGAATTCCCGGTAGAAGGCGATGCTGAAATTTCCGGGTTTGAATTAAACCGTTCTGACAGCGATGATATCAACTATACTACCGTAATAAAAAATATACCTGCAAAAAACCGTTCGGTGACGTATAATAAACTTTCTTCAACAAATTATTTTACTATTACTGCCATTGGTAAGCAAGGGAGTAATAGAACTTCTTTTCCCATGCTCGTACAGCCTGTAGATTCTATACCACCTTCAAAACCTATCGGATTAAAAGGTGTAATTGACAGTTTAGGCATAGTAAAGCTAACCTGGACTGCAAACAAAGAAAAGGATTTGTTAGGGTACCGTATTTACAAAGGAAATACTCCTCACGAAGAATTCACTCAGATTACAGTGAGCCCACACGAATCTATTACTTACGAAGATAAAGTACAAATTAAAAACTTAAACCCTAAGGTATATTATAAAATAATTGCAGTAGATAACCGCTATAATATGTCGGATTTTTCAGAAGTACTAATCATCAAGAAACCTGATGTAATCCCTCCTACTTCTCCTATATTTTCAAATTTCGAAATAAAAGAGGGAGCAGTTTTCCTGGAATGGGTTAATAGCCAGAGCGAAGATGTGGTCAGCCATCAGATATACAGGAAAGAAAACGACCAGAAAGACTGGACGCTTATTCTGGATACCAAAAACAAGGAAGAAAAGTTTCAGGACAAAACCGTTGTTGAAGGTAATACCTATCGCTATGCCATTTTTGCCAAGGATGAGAGTAATTTAACTTCTAAAGCATCCCCAGAAGTAGCCATGTTCGTGCCTAAATATTCAGTAATGCCTGCTATCAAAGGTTTTTTTGCACAAGTAAACAAAACTACCAATACTATTGATTTGTCATGGGAATATGCGAATACCGAGGTAAACAGTTTTGAAATTTATAAGGCATCAGATACTGAAGCTTTACAGTTGATTCAGGTGCTGAATGGAAAAATAAAACGTTTGTCTGATCCTACGATTACTATTAATACCAATTATAAATATGGGATTAGGGCGGTATTTAAAGATGGGAGGACTTCTAAAATGGATTTTTTTAGTTTAAAATTCTAA